The following are from one region of the Salicibibacter kimchii genome:
- a CDS encoding UPF0158 family protein, whose protein sequence is MNKPVDLLEVAEAIDVDADELHQFVNRKTGEVEVINEDALRKADWEKPHDEVNEWQKEERALAEDIIENEDDYEPIPDSYAINDYRLMEIFIDSLTDEKKQATLAQAIRGKGAFRRFKDRIIDLGVADDWYEFKDKEYLAFARQWCEEKDIQYRE, encoded by the coding sequence ATGAACAAACCGGTTGATCTTTTAGAGGTTGCTGAAGCCATCGATGTTGATGCGGATGAACTTCACCAATTTGTCAATCGAAAAACGGGTGAGGTCGAAGTGATAAACGAAGATGCATTAAGAAAAGCAGACTGGGAAAAGCCCCACGATGAAGTGAATGAATGGCAGAAAGAAGAACGGGCATTGGCCGAGGATATTATTGAGAATGAGGACGATTACGAACCGATCCCCGATTCCTACGCCATTAACGACTATCGTCTAATGGAAATATTTATTGATTCGCTCACCGATGAGAAAAAACAAGCGACCTTAGCACAGGCGATAAGAGGAAAAGGGGCTTTTCGCAGGTTCAAAGACCGTATTATTGATTTGGGTGTGGCAGATGACTGGTATGAATTCAAGGACAAGGAATACCTCGCGTTTGCTCGCCAGTGGTGTGAAGAGAAGGATATTCAATACAGAGAATGA
- a CDS encoding NADPH-dependent FMN reductase, with amino-acid sequence MMAKAQRIIGISGSLRKDSFNRHVLAAATEFTETDVTLHTYDLAAIPLFNGDLEDGGDPASVADFKRAIAESDGLFIVTPEYHHGMPGVLKNAIDWAGSDANHNVLKDMPAAMIGASPTMFGTAFSQQQLKQSLVAAGASVMQQPSVFIAHANKKIDENGVITNEDTKAMITSSLRAFSEWIDHKQT; translated from the coding sequence ATGATGGCTAAAGCACAAAGGATAATAGGAATCAGCGGTAGTTTGCGAAAAGATTCTTTCAATCGTCATGTGTTAGCGGCAGCCACCGAATTTACGGAAACAGATGTGACGTTGCATACATATGATTTGGCGGCAATCCCCCTATTCAACGGAGACTTGGAAGATGGCGGTGACCCGGCAAGCGTAGCTGATTTTAAACGAGCGATAGCAGAGAGCGATGGCCTTTTCATCGTTACCCCGGAATATCATCACGGCATGCCCGGCGTTTTGAAAAATGCGATCGATTGGGCAGGGAGTGACGCGAATCATAACGTGCTCAAAGACATGCCCGCGGCGATGATTGGTGCCTCACCGACCATGTTCGGGACCGCTTTTTCGCAACAACAGCTGAAACAATCCCTCGTAGCCGCTGGTGCTTCGGTCATGCAACAACCGAGTGTTTTCATTGCACATGCGAATAAAAAAATAGATGAAAACGGCGTTATTACCAACGAAGACACGAAGGCGATGATCACCTCTTCATTGCGTGCATTCTCCGAATGGATTGACCATAAGCAAACATAG
- the fumC gene encoding class II fumarate hydratase, with protein MEYRIEKDTLGEMEVPADKHWGAQTERSLRNFPIGKEQMPREVVYGFATLKKSAARANESLGNLDSDKADAIAKAADEVVAGDWDSHFPLVVWQTGSGTQSNMNMNEVLARRGTEILQEQGKDASIHPNDDVNRSQSSNDTFPTAMHIAAVTEIRRGLQPALETLKNTVAEKAESFNDIIKIGRTHLQDATPLTVGQEFSGWQEMLRKSEKMIDESIEYLNDLAIGGTAVGTGINAHPTFGEKTSAFISEETGLPFTSAPNKFHALTSHDDISHAHGALKALAADLMKIANDVRWLSSGPRSGIGELTIPANEPGSSIMPGKVNPTQSEALTMVCTQVMGNDATIGFSASQGNFELNVFKPVIIYNFLQSAQLLTDAMQSFHDRCIVGIEPEKENIEAHVRNSLMLVTALNPHIGYEKAASIAKKAHTEGVTLKEAAVGSGELTEAQFNEWVDPAKMVHPSE; from the coding sequence ATGGAATACCGGATTGAAAAAGACACGCTCGGCGAAATGGAAGTGCCGGCGGATAAGCATTGGGGCGCGCAAACGGAAAGAAGTTTACGCAATTTCCCGATTGGCAAGGAGCAGATGCCCCGGGAAGTTGTGTACGGTTTTGCCACATTGAAAAAATCAGCGGCACGGGCGAACGAGAGCCTGGGAAATTTGGATAGCGACAAAGCAGACGCGATCGCCAAAGCCGCAGACGAAGTGGTCGCGGGCGATTGGGACAGTCACTTCCCGCTCGTTGTATGGCAAACGGGAAGCGGCACCCAGTCCAATATGAACATGAATGAAGTGCTCGCGCGCCGGGGAACGGAAATCCTCCAAGAACAAGGAAAAGATGCATCCATTCACCCGAATGACGATGTCAATCGTTCCCAAAGTTCCAACGACACGTTTCCGACAGCAATGCACATTGCCGCGGTGACGGAAATCCGCCGCGGATTACAGCCTGCTTTGGAAACGCTAAAAAACACCGTCGCTGAAAAAGCGGAAAGCTTTAACGACATTATCAAAATTGGGCGCACGCATTTACAGGATGCCACACCGCTCACCGTCGGCCAAGAATTCAGTGGCTGGCAAGAAATGCTCCGAAAAAGTGAAAAAATGATCGATGAAAGCATTGAATACTTAAACGATCTCGCCATCGGCGGCACGGCTGTCGGGACAGGCATCAATGCGCATCCGACATTCGGGGAGAAGACCTCGGCATTCATCAGTGAAGAAACAGGGTTGCCCTTTACATCAGCACCTAACAAATTTCACGCGTTGACGAGCCACGATGACATTTCCCATGCCCACGGCGCGTTAAAAGCGCTCGCGGCAGATTTAATGAAAATCGCCAATGATGTCCGTTGGTTATCGAGCGGTCCTCGTTCGGGCATCGGCGAGCTCACCATCCCGGCGAACGAGCCCGGGAGTTCGATTATGCCGGGCAAAGTGAATCCCACCCAAAGTGAAGCACTCACGATGGTATGCACGCAAGTGATGGGGAATGACGCTACGATCGGTTTCTCCGCCAGCCAAGGAAATTTCGAACTGAATGTTTTCAAGCCGGTGATTATTTACAACTTTTTACAATCCGCCCAGTTGCTCACCGACGCCATGCAATCGTTCCATGACCGTTGCATCGTCGGCATCGAGCCGGAAAAAGAAAACATCGAGGCACACGTGCGAAATTCCTTAATGCTTGTCACGGCCCTAAATCCGCACATTGGCTATGAAAAAGCCGCGTCCATAGCGAAAAAAGCACACACCGAAGGGGTAACATTAAAAGAAGCCGCGGTGGGCAGCGGAGAGCTTACAGAAGCACAGTTTAATGAATGGGTAGATCCTGCGAAAATGGTTCATCCTTCTGAATAA
- a CDS encoding alpha/beta hydrolase, with protein MEGERRSLTFTSNILDQAFDLYVYIPPNYHESISYHLMIAQDGQDAFRLGKIDRNVEKMILEEAGPETIVVGVPYPRVSTRRKWYHPDGEETPQYLQFLTEELLPFLADTFSIREDADGRTLFGDSLAGTLALLACLEHPDVFRRAIMYSPYVNDTLLSKIEKSKELDTFTVYHTVGADEEEVKGTDGTIMNFLPMHNDLQDRLQENVGNYRSKTIEEGDHTWFTWEPDIHQALHFMFVLHGE; from the coding sequence ATGGAAGGAGAAAGACGTTCTTTAACGTTTACCAGCAATATTCTTGATCAAGCGTTTGATCTTTATGTCTACATACCGCCCAATTACCACGAAAGCATCTCTTACCATTTAATGATCGCGCAAGATGGGCAAGATGCTTTTCGGCTCGGAAAAATTGACCGGAACGTTGAAAAGATGATTTTGGAAGAAGCCGGTCCGGAAACGATTGTCGTTGGAGTCCCCTATCCTCGCGTATCCACGCGGCGCAAATGGTATCACCCTGACGGAGAAGAGACACCTCAATACTTGCAATTTTTAACCGAGGAACTTCTCCCTTTCCTGGCCGATACATTTTCAATCCGGGAAGATGCAGACGGCCGTACGCTTTTCGGCGATTCATTGGCAGGAACGCTTGCTTTGCTCGCCTGTTTGGAGCACCCGGACGTGTTTAGACGCGCGATTATGTATTCGCCTTACGTCAATGACACATTGCTTTCCAAAATAGAGAAAAGCAAGGAACTCGACACATTTACCGTCTATCATACCGTAGGTGCTGACGAGGAAGAAGTAAAAGGAACCGACGGAACGATCATGAATTTCCTTCCGATGCATAACGATCTTCAGGACCGCCTGCAAGAGAATGTCGGTAACTATCGTTCGAAAACCATTGAGGAAGGCGATCATACATGGTTTACGTGGGAGCCGGACATACATCAAGCGCTCCATTTTATGTTCGTCTTGCATGGGGAGTGA
- a CDS encoding GNAT family N-acetyltransferase encodes MSVQIAYTEEEIEAVHQIRSTVFIDEQNVPPEEEWDEYEENSIHLLAQVSGKWAGAGRVRFSGNTGKAERICVLKEFRGTGIGKEIMQTVEDCVASQGAESVFLNAQIRAKNFYEHLGYKVTSDEFFDAGIPHVAMEKRV; translated from the coding sequence ATGAGTGTTCAAATTGCATATACAGAAGAAGAAATAGAAGCAGTGCACCAAATTCGTTCAACAGTTTTTATCGACGAACAAAATGTTCCTCCCGAGGAGGAGTGGGATGAATATGAAGAGAACAGCATCCACCTTCTCGCTCAAGTGTCCGGGAAATGGGCAGGTGCCGGCCGGGTCCGTTTCTCCGGAAACACAGGGAAAGCAGAGCGAATCTGCGTGCTCAAAGAATTTCGCGGTACCGGCATCGGAAAAGAAATCATGCAGACCGTTGAAGACTGCGTTGCCTCGCAAGGCGCGGAATCAGTCTTTCTTAACGCACAGATCCGTGCAAAAAATTTCTATGAACACTTGGGTTATAAGGTAACCTCGGACGAATTCTTCGACGCCGGCATCCCTCATGTCGCTATGGAAAAACGGGTATGA
- a CDS encoding GntR family transcriptional regulator: protein MMDHLKKSSLKHQIAEEIRKSIFKGNLSPGEKVTETTLSGNLGVSRGPVREAIQLLVMEGLLISTAYKETKVSHITTEEVTELLVPMRINIETFALKTLPTWNDQNFKNFEEVVELMRRASIFNDHPLFSDLDMQFHELIIHASNMNNVSNLWDAIFNRMRLLFTYQNETSLDLKKFTEAHSDLLDAFKTRDVDHAIQCLKDHIIEYR, encoded by the coding sequence ATGATGGATCATCTAAAGAAAAGTTCATTAAAACATCAAATTGCTGAGGAAATCAGAAAATCCATTTTCAAAGGAAATCTTAGTCCTGGTGAAAAAGTGACAGAAACAACATTATCGGGTAATTTGGGTGTGAGTCGAGGACCTGTGCGTGAAGCTATACAATTATTAGTTATGGAAGGTCTTCTTATTTCCACCGCCTATAAAGAAACGAAAGTAAGTCACATTACAACAGAAGAAGTGACGGAGTTGTTGGTTCCCATGAGAATTAACATTGAGACATTTGCTTTGAAAACGTTGCCGACATGGAATGACCAAAATTTTAAAAACTTCGAAGAAGTTGTTGAGCTAATGAGACGTGCGTCTATATTTAATGATCATCCTCTTTTTAGCGACTTGGATATGCAATTTCACGAATTGATTATCCATGCCTCTAATATGAATAATGTTTCTAATTTATGGGATGCCATTTTTAACCGCATGCGTTTGCTCTTTACGTATCAAAACGAAACATCTTTAGATTTAAAAAAATTCACTGAAGCTCATAGTGATTTATTGGATGCTTTCAAAACTAGAGACGTTGACCATGCCATTCAGTGCTTAAAAGACCACATTATTGAATACAGATAA
- a CDS encoding aldehyde dehydrogenase family protein, whose protein sequence is MTRHLKMYINGEWVASSSETTVNVIDPATQEVIAVASNTTKEETEEAIKTAKRTFESGVWSDLLPQERASVLRKIAEKMEDNENTLIDLEVQNNGKTKREADSDVQDAINCFRYYADLLNTTSDQTYEASEDLQTLIVKEPIGTAGLIVPWNFPLLMSVWKIAPALAAGNTIILKPAEITPLTAVKLFELMDETDLPKGVANLILGLGSEAGQTISESKDVDIVSFTGSTAVGRHIMKAATGNMKKVSLEMGGKSPNIIFDDADLDTAVDYALFGIYMGAGQVCTSGSRILVQEGIYDKFVKNYIERAKAIKVGPGHDENAEMGAIVSQKHLENILEYVQIGKEEGAHLALGGSKIKSGELEKGLFFEPTIFTNVTNDMRIVQEEIFGPIVTIQKFKDEDDAIKTANDTDYGLAGAVFSKDQNKALRLIKKIRAGITWVNTYHLTDEQAPWGGYKQSGIGRSLGTYGLDEYQETKQININLAPEPIHWFE, encoded by the coding sequence ATGACAAGACATTTGAAAATGTATATAAACGGCGAATGGGTGGCATCAAGCAGCGAGACGACCGTCAATGTTATTGACCCTGCCACACAGGAAGTCATTGCGGTTGCATCAAACACCACAAAAGAAGAGACAGAAGAAGCGATCAAAACAGCAAAGCGCACATTTGAAAGCGGCGTATGGTCCGACTTACTGCCACAAGAAAGAGCGAGCGTACTACGAAAAATTGCGGAGAAAATGGAAGATAATGAAAATACGCTTATTGATTTGGAAGTACAAAATAATGGTAAAACAAAACGAGAAGCTGATTCTGATGTTCAAGATGCGATCAATTGTTTTCGTTATTATGCGGATCTCTTGAACACGACGAGTGACCAAACATATGAAGCTTCAGAAGATCTGCAAACGCTCATCGTGAAGGAGCCTATAGGAACTGCCGGGTTGATTGTACCTTGGAACTTTCCGTTATTAATGAGTGTATGGAAGATTGCCCCCGCATTGGCTGCAGGTAATACAATTATCTTGAAACCAGCAGAAATCACGCCCCTAACAGCCGTGAAGTTATTTGAGTTAATGGATGAAACGGATTTGCCGAAAGGCGTCGCCAACCTGATATTGGGCTTGGGCTCTGAGGCCGGTCAAACGATTTCAGAAAGCAAAGACGTAGATATCGTTTCTTTTACCGGAAGTACAGCGGTCGGGCGACATATTATGAAAGCTGCCACTGGTAATATGAAAAAAGTATCCCTTGAGATGGGAGGGAAATCTCCGAACATCATCTTTGACGATGCCGATCTGGATACAGCAGTTGATTACGCTTTATTTGGCATTTACATGGGTGCGGGGCAAGTTTGTACGTCCGGAAGTCGAATCCTTGTCCAAGAAGGCATATACGATAAATTTGTGAAAAACTATATTGAAAGGGCAAAGGCAATCAAGGTTGGCCCAGGCCACGATGAAAACGCAGAAATGGGAGCCATCGTGAGCCAGAAGCATCTTGAAAACATATTGGAATATGTCCAAATCGGAAAAGAAGAGGGTGCACATCTCGCGTTAGGCGGCAGCAAAATAAAAAGCGGTGAACTGGAAAAAGGGCTTTTTTTCGAGCCCACAATTTTTACAAACGTGACAAACGATATGCGAATCGTGCAAGAGGAAATCTTTGGACCTATTGTAACCATTCAAAAGTTCAAAGACGAAGATGACGCGATCAAAACAGCCAATGATACTGATTATGGTCTTGCAGGTGCTGTATTTTCCAAGGATCAAAATAAAGCACTGCGTTTGATTAAAAAAATCCGTGCCGGCATCACCTGGGTCAACACCTATCACCTCACAGACGAACAAGCGCCATGGGGAGGTTATAAACAAAGCGGCATCGGCAGAAGCTTGGGGACATACGGCTTGGACGAATATCAGGAAACGAAACAAATCAATATTAACTTGGCACCTGAACCCATCCATTGGTTCGAGTAG
- a CDS encoding thiamine pyrophosphate-binding protein, with product MTHQTAFTVSDAIVKELVQTGVDVVYGIVSVHNMPIYDAILRDGNIRLVTARGESGAVNMADAYARATGKLGVVMTSTGAGAGNAAGALTETWNSGTPLLHITGEADSHYIGTDQRYIHECKDQLKMMDGASKQAYLLKRPKQITPFIREAMNEALAIPTGPVTVLIPTNFQNEIIPDTQLMEAKATKTESDVEIPSDVIKKIQEAKRPVIWAGKGVIASGASDELKAFVDVIQPAVITSESGKGSIPENHPLSIGNFAATPQVEALLNKSDLLISIGTRFRGEETNDWTLPTPENHINIDADPHAFNRNFDTLYSLVGDAGLILKTLNSALDHENISSDPAYVDEVKSKRQEVRDHLRRNIGPYGDIVDIMRERMPADTILVRDVTIPAYTWGNKLLDIYDPKTSIHATGGGIGQGLPMALGAKIGQKEKPVVLIAGDGGFMVNASEMMTAIQEDAPITILLFDDGGYGILRYLQESAYGRRTSVDLKNPDFVMMAMSMGFEAEKAASVDDFKNCLETALASQKPSMIVVDMHALPMAYEESDEYIQSFRPKS from the coding sequence GTGACTCATCAAACAGCGTTTACTGTTTCAGACGCCATCGTAAAAGAGCTTGTACAGACCGGCGTCGACGTCGTCTATGGGATCGTAAGTGTTCATAACATGCCGATCTATGATGCGATCCTGCGCGATGGGAATATTCGATTAGTCACAGCACGTGGAGAAAGCGGTGCGGTCAATATGGCAGATGCATATGCCCGGGCTACAGGCAAGCTAGGTGTCGTCATGACAAGTACGGGAGCCGGCGCAGGGAACGCGGCAGGTGCCCTAACCGAAACATGGAATTCCGGTACGCCACTCCTCCATATTACCGGAGAGGCCGATTCTCATTATATAGGGACGGACCAACGTTATATACATGAATGCAAAGATCAGTTGAAAATGATGGACGGCGCCAGTAAGCAAGCCTATTTGTTAAAGCGGCCGAAACAAATCACACCGTTTATCCGAGAAGCGATGAATGAGGCTCTTGCGATTCCGACAGGGCCTGTGACGGTTTTGATCCCCACTAATTTTCAAAATGAAATCATCCCAGATACCCAATTGATGGAAGCTAAAGCAACTAAAACAGAAAGTGATGTGGAGATTCCATCTGATGTCATTAAAAAAATTCAGGAGGCGAAGCGACCGGTCATCTGGGCGGGAAAAGGCGTCATCGCTTCAGGCGCTTCCGATGAGCTCAAAGCATTTGTGGACGTGATTCAGCCCGCGGTCATCACCAGTGAATCAGGCAAAGGGTCCATTCCTGAAAATCATCCGTTAAGTATCGGTAATTTTGCGGCTACACCTCAAGTCGAGGCGCTGTTGAATAAATCAGATTTACTGATCAGTATCGGGACTCGCTTCCGTGGCGAGGAAACAAATGATTGGACGTTACCTACCCCTGAAAATCATATCAATATAGACGCGGACCCGCATGCGTTTAATCGTAATTTTGACACATTATACAGCTTGGTTGGAGATGCAGGGTTAATTCTTAAAACGTTAAACAGCGCTTTGGATCATGAAAATATTTCCTCGGATCCGGCTTATGTGGATGAAGTCAAGTCAAAGCGTCAAGAAGTCCGGGATCATCTGCGTCGCAACATCGGCCCGTATGGTGACATCGTAGATATTATGCGTGAGCGCATGCCGGCTGATACAATTCTGGTTAGGGATGTGACGATACCGGCTTATACGTGGGGGAATAAACTACTCGATATTTATGACCCCAAGACGTCGATTCATGCAACCGGTGGCGGCATTGGACAAGGCTTGCCGATGGCACTTGGGGCGAAGATCGGCCAGAAAGAGAAGCCGGTCGTCCTCATCGCCGGAGACGGTGGATTCATGGTGAATGCCAGTGAAATGATGACCGCTATCCAAGAAGATGCACCGATCACGATTCTTTTATTCGATGATGGGGGCTACGGTATATTAAGATATTTACAAGAATCCGCTTATGGAAGACGCACGTCGGTTGATTTGAAAAATCCTGACTTCGTCATGATGGCCATGTCCATGGGATTCGAAGCTGAAAAGGCAGCCTCTGTGGATGATTTCAAAAATTGCTTAGAAACGGCTCTCGCAAGCCAAAAGCCTTCGATGATCGTCGTTGATATGCATGCGTTACCGATGGCATATGAGGAGTCGGATGAATATATTCAATCATTCCGCCCGAAGTCTTAA
- a CDS encoding Glu/Leu/Phe/Val family dehydrogenase, producing the protein MLKPYLVVEWNDTETDAEGWLVIHNFVNGYTGGGTRMHPSVTKEEVVRLAEAMAYKYVASESETTGGCKAGIAYDYKASDASAVLRRFLIAMMPYVDIGVSLGSDLGTNYEDILEIFHEFGIDIPMTKPMKQNPKVLQGIKHYDELLTTRMDGLLLNDVVTGYGAAFAADEAWTYKKGQEGAKVVIQGFGSVGASCALKMSQLGYKVVGISDANLLVTCDEGLNVQKLIDHKNEYGEMDQVYFESHYNVRSNTEWLNVDCDILIPSALEDVINKSNADMVKANLIVEAANIPISSEGDAIIRQRGIDIVNDFVTNLGAIRFYDAIIFGGVDPNPQAVIDDIEQLCRKNTSHLFAESKKQSRYQREVAYEIFRPAISGLLEYAGPSKEETSH; encoded by the coding sequence ATGTTAAAACCATACTTAGTGGTGGAGTGGAATGATACCGAAACAGATGCAGAAGGATGGCTAGTGATTCATAATTTCGTGAATGGCTATACAGGCGGCGGGACGAGAATGCATCCATCTGTGACGAAAGAAGAGGTTGTGAGGCTAGCTGAGGCGATGGCTTATAAATATGTAGCCAGTGAAAGTGAAACGACCGGAGGGTGTAAAGCGGGGATTGCCTATGACTACAAAGCGTCGGATGCATCAGCCGTTTTAAGAAGATTTCTGATTGCAATGATGCCTTATGTTGACATCGGAGTATCTTTAGGTAGTGATTTAGGGACGAACTATGAAGATATACTCGAAATTTTTCATGAATTTGGCATTGATATCCCTATGACGAAGCCCATGAAACAAAATCCAAAAGTCTTACAAGGGATAAAGCATTACGATGAACTATTGACGACCAGAATGGACGGATTGTTGTTAAATGATGTCGTTACAGGATACGGGGCGGCATTCGCGGCAGATGAGGCTTGGACATATAAAAAAGGCCAAGAAGGAGCAAAAGTTGTTATTCAAGGGTTTGGCAGTGTAGGCGCGAGCTGTGCATTGAAAATGTCTCAATTAGGCTATAAAGTTGTTGGGATTTCAGATGCAAATCTTTTAGTCACGTGTGACGAAGGATTGAATGTTCAGAAACTGATTGATCATAAAAATGAATACGGAGAGATGGATCAAGTCTATTTTGAGTCGCATTACAATGTAAGGTCAAACACAGAATGGCTCAATGTGGACTGCGATATTTTAATTCCATCTGCGTTAGAAGATGTCATTAACAAATCTAACGCTGACATGGTTAAAGCAAATTTGATTGTGGAAGCAGCAAATATTCCTATCTCCTCAGAAGGGGATGCAATCATTAGACAAAGAGGCATTGATATTGTCAATGATTTTGTGACCAACCTAGGGGCCATAAGGTTTTATGACGCCATTATTTTTGGGGGCGTAGACCCTAATCCGCAAGCTGTTATCGATGATATTGAACAATTATGCCGGAAAAATACGTCTCATTTATTTGCGGAAAGTAAAAAGCAAAGTAGATATCAAAGAGAAGTCGCTTATGAGATATTCAGACCGGCCATAAGCGGTTTATTGGAATACGCGGGACCATCGAAAGAGGAAACTTCCCATTAA
- a CDS encoding NAD(P)/FAD-dependent oxidoreductase, with the protein MLPQQETYDVTIIGGGPAGLFAAFYAGMRQLKVKVIESMPELGGQLSALYPEKYIYDVAGFSEVTGQGLVDQLKGQTMQFEPSIVLNETVQQIEKDDEGWFTLSTEENVHFSKTILITAGVGSFQPRRLALENAQRYENKNLHYFIDDLNQFEGKDVFVCGGGDSAVDWALMLEPIAKNVHLCHRRSKFRAHEHSVEKLERSSINVLTPYKIEEIIGDDQALNKIVIQEAKGDKQEEHEIDDLIVNYGFISSLGPIKNWGLEIEKNSIVVNSKMETNVEGIFGAGDITTYEGKVKLIATGFGEAPTAISNVTAYLDPNSRLQPQHSTNLFPKIGQA; encoded by the coding sequence CTGTTGCCTCAACAGGAAACTTATGATGTAACCATCATCGGGGGCGGACCGGCAGGATTATTTGCTGCTTTTTACGCCGGCATGCGTCAATTAAAAGTGAAAGTCATTGAAAGCATGCCGGAACTCGGCGGGCAACTATCTGCGTTGTATCCCGAAAAATATATCTATGATGTGGCCGGTTTTTCAGAGGTGACCGGACAGGGGTTGGTGGATCAATTAAAAGGACAAACGATGCAATTTGAACCTTCCATCGTATTAAATGAAACGGTGCAACAGATTGAAAAAGACGATGAAGGATGGTTTACCCTGTCCACGGAGGAAAATGTTCACTTTTCCAAAACGATCTTGATCACAGCTGGTGTCGGTTCCTTCCAACCACGCCGATTGGCATTGGAGAATGCTCAAAGGTATGAAAACAAAAATCTTCATTATTTTATTGATGACCTTAACCAGTTTGAAGGCAAAGACGTCTTTGTTTGTGGCGGCGGCGATTCGGCTGTGGATTGGGCGTTAATGCTTGAACCGATTGCAAAAAACGTACACTTGTGTCATCGACGCAGCAAATTTAGAGCACACGAACACAGTGTGGAAAAACTTGAGCGATCAAGTATTAATGTGTTGACCCCCTATAAAATCGAGGAAATTATCGGGGACGATCAAGCATTGAACAAAATCGTGATCCAGGAAGCCAAAGGGGACAAGCAAGAAGAGCATGAAATTGACGATCTGATTGTTAATTACGGGTTTATATCTTCCCTGGGGCCGATTAAAAATTGGGGACTGGAGATTGAAAAAAATTCGATTGTTGTTAATTCTAAAATGGAAACTAATGTTGAAGGTATTTTTGGAGCCGGTGATATAACGACGTATGAAGGGAAAGTCAAACTCATTGCCACTGGATTTGGAGAAGCACCAACAGCCATAAGCAATGTGACCGCATACCTTGACCCCAATAGTCGCCTACAGCCGCAACACAGCACCAACCTGTTCCCGAAAATAGGGCAGGCATAG